The Halobacillus ihumii genomic sequence TTGGGATATCTCAGCTGATGTCATCTGAGTGTTGTGCTCTGCTTCCATTATATAACCTCCCATCGAAAAATCATTTTATTTGAGTGGATTGTTTACCAGTTTATTTCTGTCAGTAGCTAACGGGGGTTGCTCAAACCAGCCGCGATCAATCATCATTTGTTGGCCATGATTCGAGTAAACACCGATTTCCGCGATAAATTTAGCGTACTTGATATGAATGTCATGTCGTAAGGTTCTGGACATGGAAATTCCAATATTCTCAAGACCAAGCTGGTTCGCCAAACCACCTAGATATAACATTAATTTATCGCTAAACGGCGGGATCTTGGAATCCGAAACGTGCGGATCCATCGTCATCGGGGAGGGGATGTTATCGTTGGCTAGAAGGTTGCTTAGCTGGTTTATCATCTTATCCGATAAATCTCTGCCATTCTGGAAATACTTCCTCAACTTTTTAGAGGAAGCCACCTGGCTGAACCCCATCATTAATGATTTGCCTAATATATTCGTAGTAAGGTTTAAGTTCGCGTATTTAATTTCAATCGAAGCCAGGGGTCTGTTTTTACTTGAGAAGTAGGATGTAAAAGAATTGTTCTCTACAAACTCGACTTGTTTAGGATAAGGGATTTTAGGCGGTTTGATAATGGTTCCTTTTTCGGACAAAAGGTGTGTACTTCTTTCGTAAAGCTCATTTAATTCTTCAATTCCCTGACGATAAAAATTGATGATATCCTGCCGGTTGGAACCCGTAAGCGCACGAGCGTATTGGCCGTAGCCGCCGACTGCCATTTGCTGTAAAAAGAAAAGCATGAAGGTGTCGTCGAACAGTTGCGGGGCGCCTTTATGAAGGTCAGATGATCCAAAT encodes the following:
- a CDS encoding DUF3231 family protein: MSAADHHTNKDKQLESQVLEHQQHAELTSSELGDLWSNYMGDSMYAVIFEHFIEVVEDEEVKELLLFSQGLSKRHITTIAELFVKEEIPVPAGFGSSDLHKGAPQLFDDTFMLFFLQQMAVGGYGQYARALTGSNRQDIINFYRQGIEELNELYERSTHLLSEKGTIIKPPKIPYPKQVEFVENNSFTSYFSSKNRPLASIEIKYANLNLTTNILGKSLMMGFSQVASSKKLRKYFQNGRDLSDKMINQLSNLLANDNIPSPMTMDPHVSDSKIPPFSDKLMLYLGGLANQLGLENIGISMSRTLRHDIHIKYAKFIAEIGVYSNHGQQMMIDRGWFEQPPLATDRNKLVNNPLK